One part of the Streptomyces ferrugineus genome encodes these proteins:
- a CDS encoding DegV family protein, with translation MSRHVAIVTDSTAYLPPRTMERHGITTVPLTVVVGGQALDEGTEISTRSLAQALQKRRPVTTSRPSPQVFAEHYRKVAESGATGIVSLHLSAELSGTYDAAVLAAREAPVPVRVVDTGMVAMALGFCALAAAEAAESGGTVDEAVTAAEKRAGGTAAYFYVDTLDYLRRGGRIGAAQALLGSALAVKPLLQLEGGRIGPLEKVRTASKAIARLEEIAADRAGGAQVDIAVHHLSAPDRAAALADRLRARVPGLADLHVSEVGAVIGAHTGPGLLGVVVSPR, from the coding sequence ATGTCCCGCCATGTCGCGATCGTCACCGATTCAACGGCCTACCTGCCGCCCCGGACGATGGAGCGTCATGGCATCACAACGGTGCCTCTGACCGTGGTCGTCGGCGGCCAGGCACTGGATGAGGGCACCGAGATCTCGACCCGTTCCCTCGCCCAGGCGTTGCAGAAGCGACGCCCCGTCACCACCTCGCGCCCCAGCCCTCAGGTCTTCGCGGAGCATTACCGCAAGGTCGCCGAGTCCGGCGCCACCGGCATCGTCTCCCTGCACCTGTCGGCCGAACTCTCCGGCACCTACGACGCGGCGGTCCTCGCGGCGCGCGAGGCGCCGGTGCCGGTGCGGGTGGTGGACACCGGCATGGTGGCCATGGCGCTCGGGTTCTGCGCGCTCGCGGCGGCAGAGGCGGCGGAGTCGGGCGGCACCGTGGACGAGGCCGTCACCGCCGCCGAGAAGCGGGCCGGGGGCACGGCCGCCTACTTCTATGTCGACACCCTCGACTATCTGCGCCGCGGCGGCCGCATCGGCGCCGCGCAGGCCCTGCTGGGCTCCGCGCTCGCGGTGAAGCCGCTGCTGCAGCTGGAGGGCGGCCGGATCGGTCCGCTGGAGAAGGTGCGGACGGCCTCCAAGGCCATCGCCCGCCTTGAGGAGATCGCCGCCGACCGGGCAGGCGGCGCCCAGGTCGACATCGCGGTCCACCATCTCTCCGCTCCCGACCGGGCGGCGGCGCTGGCGGATCGTCTGCGGGCGCGAGTGCCGGGGTTGGCGGATCTGCATGTGAGTGAGGTCGGGGCGGTCATCGGGGCGCACACCGGGCCCGGACTGCTGGGCGTCGTGGTCTCGCCTCGGTGA
- a CDS encoding ComEA family DNA-binding protein: protein MALRSHTHAATPTRRPAVTSGPGRGPYSDGRARRRRGAQVQGRARQRHASAEELRRRTEVIFAEHSGEWRESGAGPSGRAEGAPVAAAVDRGGEAELHPDADADADAGAGDAGADVGTGRRRSRAGLALRERMPVWLQARCGLERRGVVALTVVLVVAAGFAVQHFWAGRAQSVRAPEVVRAAAQYGGGQGAGEELGGAAGAGAAATGAPGAVGTPVAEIVVDVSGKVREPGIHRLPAGSRVADALRAAGGVRPGTNTDGLNRARFLVDGEQVIVGAPAAVPGAAPGVGSGGAAVPDGAPAASVALNTATVEQLDTLPGVGPVLAQHIIDYRTQHGGFRSVDELREVNGIGDRRFADLRNLVRP, encoded by the coding sequence ATGGCACTTCGATCACATACACATGCAGCCACCCCCACCCGCCGCCCGGCGGTGACCAGCGGCCCGGGACGCGGCCCGTACTCCGACGGCCGCGCCCGCCGCCGACGCGGCGCGCAGGTCCAGGGGAGGGCTCGGCAGCGCCATGCGTCGGCGGAGGAACTGCGGCGCCGGACGGAGGTGATCTTCGCCGAACACAGCGGGGAGTGGCGGGAGTCGGGGGCGGGGCCATCGGGCCGGGCGGAGGGTGCCCCGGTGGCGGCGGCTGTGGACCGGGGCGGGGAAGCGGAGTTGCACCCCGACGCCGACGCCGACGCCGACGCCGGTGCCGGGGACGCGGGTGCCGATGTCGGCACGGGGCGCCGGCGTTCGCGGGCCGGGCTGGCGTTGCGGGAGCGCATGCCGGTGTGGTTGCAGGCGCGGTGTGGACTGGAGCGGCGGGGCGTGGTCGCGCTCACCGTGGTGCTCGTCGTCGCCGCCGGTTTCGCGGTGCAGCACTTCTGGGCCGGGCGGGCACAGTCGGTGCGCGCTCCTGAGGTGGTGCGGGCGGCGGCCCAGTACGGCGGTGGACAGGGCGCGGGAGAGGAGCTGGGCGGTGCGGCCGGGGCGGGCGCCGCGGCGACCGGTGCGCCAGGGGCCGTCGGTACGCCCGTCGCCGAGATCGTGGTGGACGTCAGCGGCAAGGTGCGTGAACCGGGGATCCATCGCCTGCCGGCGGGTTCGCGCGTCGCCGACGCCCTGCGCGCGGCCGGTGGCGTGCGGCCCGGCACGAACACCGACGGACTCAACCGGGCCCGGTTCCTGGTGGACGGCGAGCAGGTGATCGTCGGCGCTCCGGCCGCCGTGCCCGGTGCCGCCCCGGGTGTCGGCTCGGGCGGCGCGGCCGTCCCCGACGGGGCACCCGCCGCCTCGGTCGCCCTCAACACGGCCACCGTGGAACAGCTCGACACCCTCCCCGGCGTCGGCCCGGTGCTGGCCCAGCACATCATCGACTACCGCACCCAGCACGGCGGCTTCCGCTCGGTGGACGAACTGCGCGAGGTCAACGGCATCGGCGACCGCCGGTTCGCCGATCTACGGAATCTCGTGCGGCCATGA
- a CDS encoding ComEC/Rec2 family competence protein, with product MNHDLRPSDLTPSRAAVHAASGRRLGAAHPRQEGPTDLRLVPPALAAWATAALTLDAPPEWVSGTAVVCLLTAGVLLLARRGAMAVQGLRGMRPTWPRTSVAAVLLCIAAAAVSAGLHGADLRRGPVPGLAREYATVTAEVEVTSDPRLTRPRVKGNHMAPTAVLINAEVRRVEDADGTAVVTRAPVLMIVDGGRGSSDGVDEQPRPSQPSSADRPSPWSSLLPSTRLRVTARVAPALAGGDRIAAVLRVRDAAVPEVVGEPSAAQRLAGRLRAGLREATDGLSADARALLPGLVVGDTSRITPELDEAFKETDLAHTLAVSGSNLTIILALLIGPPGTAQLVERRGLAPRLGISLRTTALLGGALTLAFVVVCRPDPSVLRAAACGSVALLALATGRRRSLIPALATAVLLLVLYDPWLARSYGFLLSVLATGALLTLAPRWSAALRSRRVPPRPAEALAAAAAAQAVCAPVVAVLSARVSLVAVPCNLLAEFAVAPATVLGFAALAAAPLAMPVAKALAWCASWPTGWIADVARTGAALPGAGVDWPGSWAGAALLALATVVAVPAGRRLLRHPWWCGVCGALVLLAVVQPPPLTRVVTGWPPPGWRFAMCDVGQGDATVLAAGAGTGVVVDAGPDPTLVDRCLSRLGITRIPLVVLTHFHADHVAGLPGVLRGRAVGAIETTGHEAPVDQVEFVRREAAARRIPVTRAAAGEERRTGALSWRVLWPPPHPAPAPEGPNDSSVTLLVRSAGLRLLLLGDLEPPAQRALSRTPAAALLDGVDVLKVAHHGSAYQDPELIRRAAPRLALISCGEDNPYGHPAPGTVAALRARGAVVLRTDVDGALAVAGTGAELRVAGD from the coding sequence ATGAACCACGACCTCCGCCCATCCGACCTCACGCCCTCCCGCGCCGCCGTTCACGCGGCGTCCGGACGGCGCCTCGGTGCCGCCCACCCCCGGCAGGAAGGGCCGACGGACCTACGTCTCGTCCCACCCGCGCTCGCGGCCTGGGCGACGGCGGCGCTGACGCTGGACGCCCCGCCGGAGTGGGTGAGCGGTACGGCGGTGGTCTGCCTGCTCACGGCGGGCGTACTGCTGCTGGCGCGGCGTGGCGCGATGGCCGTGCAAGGCCTGCGGGGCATGCGCCCCACCTGGCCCCGCACCTCGGTCGCCGCCGTGCTGCTCTGCATCGCCGCGGCCGCCGTCTCCGCCGGGCTGCACGGCGCCGATCTGCGGCGTGGGCCGGTGCCGGGGCTGGCGCGGGAGTACGCCACGGTGACCGCCGAGGTCGAGGTCACCTCCGACCCGCGGCTCACCCGGCCCCGCGTCAAGGGGAATCACATGGCGCCGACCGCCGTGCTGATCAACGCGGAGGTGCGACGCGTCGAGGACGCGGACGGCACGGCGGTGGTGACGCGGGCGCCGGTGCTGATGATCGTCGACGGGGGCCGGGGGTCCTCGGACGGCGTCGACGAGCAGCCGCGGCCCTCTCAGCCCTCGTCCGCCGACCGACCCTCGCCCTGGTCGAGCCTGCTCCCGTCCACGCGGCTGCGGGTGACCGCTCGGGTCGCGCCCGCCCTGGCCGGCGGAGACCGGATCGCGGCCGTGCTGCGGGTGCGGGACGCGGCCGTGCCGGAGGTCGTCGGGGAGCCGTCGGCGGCGCAGCGGCTGGCGGGGCGACTGCGGGCAGGGCTGCGGGAGGCGACCGACGGGCTGTCGGCGGACGCGCGGGCACTGTTGCCGGGGCTGGTCGTGGGCGACACCTCGCGGATCACGCCGGAGCTGGACGAGGCGTTCAAGGAGACCGACCTCGCGCACACGCTCGCCGTCTCCGGCAGCAACCTCACGATCATCCTGGCCCTGCTCATCGGCCCGCCCGGGACGGCACAGCTCGTCGAGCGCCGAGGGCTCGCTCCGCGCCTCGGCATCTCCTTGCGGACGACCGCGCTGCTCGGCGGAGCGCTCACGCTCGCCTTCGTCGTCGTGTGCCGGCCGGACCCGAGCGTGTTGCGGGCCGCGGCCTGCGGGTCCGTCGCACTGCTCGCCCTGGCGACCGGACGCCGCAGATCGCTGATCCCGGCGCTGGCGACCGCGGTCCTGCTGCTGGTGCTGTACGACCCCTGGCTGGCCCGCAGTTACGGCTTCCTGCTCTCCGTGCTGGCCACCGGCGCCCTGCTCACCCTCGCGCCCCGCTGGAGCGCGGCGTTGCGCAGCCGCCGGGTGCCGCCGCGGCCGGCCGAGGCGCTGGCGGCCGCGGCGGCCGCGCAGGCGGTGTGCGCGCCGGTGGTGGCGGTGCTGTCGGCCCGGGTGAGCCTGGTGGCGGTGCCGTGCAATCTCCTCGCGGAGTTCGCGGTCGCGCCGGCCACGGTGCTGGGATTCGCGGCGCTGGCCGCGGCACCACTCGCGATGCCGGTGGCCAAGGCCCTGGCCTGGTGCGCGAGTTGGCCGACCGGGTGGATCGCGGACGTCGCCCGGACGGGGGCCGCGCTGCCCGGCGCGGGCGTGGACTGGCCCGGCAGTTGGGCGGGGGCGGCGCTGCTCGCCCTTGCCACGGTGGTCGCGGTGCCGGCCGGCCGGCGGCTGCTGCGGCACCCCTGGTGGTGCGGTGTCTGCGGGGCGCTGGTGCTGCTGGCGGTGGTGCAGCCGCCGCCGCTGACCAGAGTGGTCACGGGGTGGCCGCCGCCGGGATGGCGGTTCGCGATGTGCGACGTGGGGCAGGGCGACGCGACGGTGCTCGCGGCGGGCGCGGGGACGGGGGTGGTCGTGGACGCCGGCCCCGATCCGACGCTGGTCGACCGCTGTCTGAGCAGACTCGGCATCACGAGGATCCCGCTGGTCGTGCTGACCCACTTCCACGCCGACCATGTGGCGGGCCTGCCCGGCGTCCTGCGCGGGCGTGCGGTCGGCGCCATCGAGACGACCGGGCACGAAGCGCCCGTGGACCAGGTGGAGTTCGTCCGGAGGGAGGCGGCAGCCCGGCGGATCCCCGTGACGCGGGCCGCCGCCGGGGAGGAGCGGCGTACCGGGGCGCTGAGCTGGCGGGTGCTGTGGCCGCCGCCGCACCCGGCCCCGGCACCGGAGGGCCCGAACGACTCCAGCGTCACCCTGCTGGTCCGGTCGGCCGGGCTGCGGCTCCTGCTGCTCGGGGATCTCGAACCCCCGGCCCAGCGGGCGCTGTCGAGAACCCCGGCGGCGGCACTCCTGGACGGCGTGGACGTGCTGAAGGTCGCCCATCATGGCTCGGCGTACCAGGACCCGGAGCTCATACGCCGGGCGGCGCCGAGGCTGGCGTTGATCTCCTGCGGGGAGGACAACCCGTACGGGCACCCGGCCCCCGGCACGGTCGCGGCGCTGCGGGCGCGGGGCGCGGTGGTGCTGCGGACGGACGTGGACGGGGCGCTGGCGGTCGCGGGCACGGGCGCGGAGCTGCGGGTGGCGGGAGACTGA
- a CDS encoding arylamine N-acetyltransferase family protein, with protein sequence MDSEEVDAYLRRLGAEHPAWPTVDVLRELQLRHLQTVPFENLSIHLGEEIVLEEKRLLDKVVGARRGGFCYELNGAFGALLGALGFDVTLLAARVYDGEGQLGIPYDHMALKVGTVDGGAWLADVGFGAHSHYPLAFEARGEQRDPAGVFRVVEAGPDAAGVRGGHDVAEAADLDVVMDGRARYRLDRRARALGDFAAGAWWHSTSPLSHFTQSLVCSRVTEDGGRITLSGRTFKSTAADGTREEWELGTDEEVLRMYRERFGVELDRVPTVRRADRDG encoded by the coding sequence ATGGATTCCGAAGAGGTTGATGCCTATCTCCGGCGACTGGGAGCGGAGCACCCGGCCTGGCCCACCGTGGACGTGCTGCGCGAGCTGCAACTGCGCCATCTGCAGACCGTGCCGTTCGAGAACCTGTCGATCCACCTCGGCGAGGAGATCGTGCTGGAGGAGAAGCGGCTGCTGGACAAGGTGGTGGGCGCGCGGCGGGGCGGATTCTGCTACGAACTGAACGGCGCGTTCGGGGCGTTGCTCGGGGCGCTGGGCTTCGATGTGACGCTGCTCGCGGCGCGGGTCTACGACGGCGAGGGGCAGCTCGGGATCCCCTACGACCACATGGCGCTGAAGGTGGGGACGGTGGACGGGGGCGCGTGGCTGGCGGACGTCGGCTTCGGGGCGCACAGCCACTATCCGCTGGCGTTCGAGGCGCGGGGGGAGCAGCGGGATCCGGCGGGTGTGTTCCGGGTCGTCGAGGCCGGGCCGGACGCGGCCGGGGTGCGCGGCGGGCACGACGTGGCGGAGGCGGCGGACCTGGACGTCGTCATGGACGGCAGAGCGCGGTACCGGCTGGACCGGCGGGCCCGGGCGCTCGGTGACTTCGCGGCCGGGGCGTGGTGGCACAGCACCTCGCCGCTGTCGCACTTCACACAGTCGCTGGTGTGCTCGCGGGTGACGGAGGACGGAGGGCGGATCACGCTCAGCGGCCGCACGTTCAAGTCGACGGCGGCGGACGGGACACGTGAGGAGTGGGAGTTGGGCACGGACGAGGAGGTGCTGAGGATGTACCGGGAGCGGTTCGGGGTCGAGCTGGACCGGGTGCCGACGGTGCGGAGGGCCGACCGGGACGGCTGA
- a CDS encoding YceI family protein — translation MIGRWLGSRTNREQRTSPLAALETPPSAGVLSCRVLDPVNEPVRHAEFAVSDTMGRPVVGGGLDPFGSFVTTVPAGEYRLAVSAEGYTPYRTTATVGENALVSLGDVTLQIAQPPEPPGPGDWEIEPAHTSIGFTARHIGLARIHGRFNSFAGVVRITEPVERTAMHVVIDAASIDTGLRMRDDHLRSADFLDVAAFPTLEFYSDRFVHKGGARWAVTGALSLHGVTRTVVLDMEYLGLGNGMEGEVRAACRATTELHRDDFTVSWQTMLARGIAVVGPSIRVDLDVQLVRKG, via the coding sequence ATGATCGGTCGCTGGCTGGGAAGCCGAACGAACCGGGAGCAACGGACGAGCCCGCTGGCGGCCCTGGAGACCCCGCCGAGTGCCGGGGTGCTGAGCTGCCGGGTGCTCGATCCGGTCAACGAGCCCGTGCGGCACGCGGAGTTCGCGGTCAGCGACACCATGGGGCGGCCGGTGGTCGGCGGCGGGCTGGATCCCTTCGGGTCGTTCGTGACCACGGTGCCGGCGGGGGAGTACCGGCTCGCGGTGTCGGCCGAGGGGTACACGCCGTACCGGACGACCGCGACGGTCGGGGAGAACGCGCTCGTCTCGCTCGGTGATGTGACCCTCCAGATCGCCCAGCCGCCGGAGCCGCCGGGGCCCGGCGACTGGGAGATCGAGCCGGCGCACACCTCGATCGGGTTCACCGCGCGGCACATCGGGCTGGCCCGGATCCACGGCCGGTTCAACTCGTTCGCGGGCGTGGTGCGGATCACCGAACCCGTCGAGCGGACGGCGATGCACGTGGTGATCGACGCGGCGTCCATCGACACGGGACTGCGGATGCGGGACGACCATCTGCGGTCGGCGGACTTCCTGGACGTGGCGGCCTTCCCGACGCTGGAGTTCTACAGCGACCGGTTCGTGCACAAGGGCGGCGCCCGGTGGGCCGTGACGGGGGCGCTGTCGCTGCACGGCGTGACACGGACGGTCGTGCTCGACATGGAGTACCTCGGGCTCGGCAACGGCATGGAGGGCGAGGTGCGGGCGGCGTGCCGGGCCACGACCGAACTGCACCGGGACGACTTCACGGTGAGCTGGCAGACGATGCTGGCGCGGGGCATCGCGGTGGTGGGGCCGAGCATCCGGGTCGACCTGGATGTGCAACTCGTGCGGAAGGGCTGA
- the holA gene encoding DNA polymerase III subunit delta, producing the protein MARKTANDDPLAPVTLAVGQEELLLDRAVREVVVAARAADADTDVRELTPDQLQPGTLAELTSPSLFAERKVVVVRAAQDLSADTVKDVTAYLASPAEEITLVLVHAGGAKGKKLLDAARKAGAREVACPKMTKPADRLAFVRSEFRVTGRSATPEACQALVDAIGSDLRELASAVSQLVADVEGTIDEAVVGRYYTGRAEASSFTVADRAVEGRAAEALEALRWSLATGVAPVLITSALAQGVRAIGKLSSARGGRPADLARELGMPPWKIDRVRQQMRGWTPDGVAVALRAVAEADAGVKGGGDDPEYALEKAVVTIARAARSRGRG; encoded by the coding sequence ATGGCCAGGAAGACTGCGAATGACGATCCCCTCGCTCCCGTGACCCTCGCCGTGGGTCAGGAGGAGCTGTTGCTCGACCGTGCCGTGCGGGAGGTGGTGGTCGCCGCCAGGGCCGCCGACGCCGACACGGATGTGCGGGAGCTGACCCCGGACCAGTTGCAGCCGGGCACGCTGGCCGAGTTGACCAGCCCCTCGCTGTTCGCGGAGCGCAAGGTGGTGGTCGTACGGGCGGCGCAGGACCTGTCGGCCGACACGGTCAAGGACGTGACGGCGTACCTCGCCTCGCCCGCCGAGGAGATCACGCTGGTGCTGGTGCACGCCGGCGGGGCCAAGGGCAAGAAGCTGCTCGACGCCGCGCGCAAGGCGGGGGCGCGGGAGGTGGCGTGCCCGAAGATGACCAAGCCGGCGGACCGGCTGGCGTTCGTCAGGAGCGAGTTCCGGGTGACCGGGCGCTCCGCGACGCCCGAGGCCTGCCAGGCGCTGGTCGACGCCATCGGGAGCGATCTGCGTGAGCTGGCGTCCGCGGTGAGCCAGCTGGTCGCCGACGTCGAGGGGACCATCGACGAGGCCGTCGTCGGGCGGTACTACACCGGCCGCGCCGAGGCGTCGAGCTTCACCGTCGCCGACCGGGCGGTCGAGGGGCGGGCGGCGGAGGCGCTGGAGGCGCTGAGGTGGTCGCTGGCGACGGGCGTGGCGCCCGTCCTGATCACCAGCGCGCTCGCCCAGGGCGTGCGGGCCATCGGCAAGCTGTCCTCCGCGCGCGGCGGCCGCCCCGCCGATCTGGCGCGTGAGCTGGGCATGCCGCCGTGGAAGATCGACCGGGTCCGCCAGCAGATGCGTGGCTGGACGCCCGACGGGGTGGCGGTCGCGCTGCGGGCGGTCGCCGAGGCGGACGCCGGGGTGAAGGGCGGCGGGGACGACCCGGAGTACGCCCTGGAGAAGGCGGTCGTGACGATCGCGCGGGCGGCCCGCTCCAGGGGGCGCGGCTAG
- a CDS encoding nuclear transport factor 2 family protein, which yields MAEHPHAALVRKGYEAFQRGDMDTLRGLMTADCAQHIPGSHPLSGDFKGQDAILQMYGRLFEETSGTFTAQLRDVFVDGRGHAVALHHVTADRGGKRYDADETHVFRIVGDKMTDLDLCIPDIDASNDFWS from the coding sequence ATGGCTGAACACCCGCACGCTGCTCTTGTCCGCAAGGGCTATGAAGCGTTCCAGCGCGGAGACATGGACACCCTGCGCGGGTTGATGACCGCGGACTGCGCGCAACACATACCCGGCAGCCACCCGCTCTCCGGTGACTTCAAGGGCCAGGACGCGATCCTGCAGATGTACGGTCGGCTCTTCGAGGAGACGAGCGGCACGTTCACCGCCCAACTGCGCGATGTCTTCGTCGACGGCCGGGGCCATGCCGTGGCCCTGCACCACGTCACCGCCGACCGCGGCGGCAAGCGGTACGACGCGGACGAGACGCACGTCTTCCGGATCGTCGGGGACAAGATGACCGACCTCGACCTCTGCATCCCCGACATCGACGCGTCGAACGACTTCTGGTCGTGA
- the rpsT gene encoding 30S ribosomal protein S20, with protein MANIKSQIKRIKTNEKARLRNKAVKSSLKTAIRKAREAAAAGDVEKATEYQRAAARQLDKAVSKGVIHKNQAANKKSALASKVASIKG; from the coding sequence GTGGCGAACATCAAGTCCCAGATCAAGCGGATCAAGACCAACGAGAAGGCCCGGCTGCGCAACAAGGCCGTCAAGTCCTCCCTGAAGACCGCGATCCGCAAGGCCCGTGAGGCCGCTGCCGCGGGTGACGTCGAGAAGGCCACCGAGTACCAGCGCGCTGCCGCGCGTCAGCTCGACAAGGCCGTCTCCAAGGGCGTCATCCACAAGAACCAGGCCGCCAACAAGAAGTCGGCGCTCGCTTCGAAGGTCGCGTCCATCAAGGGCTGA
- the lepA gene encoding translation elongation factor 4, with protein sequence MPATPKNVPEPSRTDPAQIRNFCIIAHIDHGKSTLADRMLQLTGVVEQRQMRAQYLDRMDIERERGITIKSQAVRLPWAPTHDKSDTHILNMIDTPGHVDFTYEVSRSLAACEGTILLVDAAQGIEAQTLANLYLAMENDLTIIPVLNKIDLPAAQPEKFAEELANLVGCDPDDVLKVSAKTGLGVEALLDKVVKEIPPPVGVKDAPARAMIFDSVYDSYRGVVTYVRVIDGQLNKRERIRMMSTGATHELLEIGTNSPEMLPADGLGVGEVGYLITGVKDVRQSKVGDTVTSQHKGATEPLGGYKDPKPMVFSGLYPLDGSDYPELREALDKLQLNDAALVYEPETSAALGFGFRVGFLGLLHLDVIRERLEREFGLDLIATAPNVVYRVIMEDGEEVTVTNPSEFPEGKIAEVYEPVVRATILAPTEFIGAIMELCQTRRGTLLGMDYLSEDRVEIRYTLPLAEIVFDFFDQLKSKTRGYASLDYEPTGEQSSSLVKVDILLHGDKVDAFSAITHKEQAYAYGVRLVAKLKELIPRQNFEVPVQAAIGSRVIARETIRAIRKDVLAKCYGGDISRKRKLLEKQKEGKKRMKMVGSVEVPQEAFIAVLSSDDSAGSGKGKK encoded by the coding sequence GTGCCCGCGACCCCTAAGAATGTGCCCGAGCCGAGCCGCACCGACCCGGCTCAGATCCGCAATTTCTGCATCATCGCGCACATCGACCACGGCAAGTCCACGCTCGCCGACCGGATGCTCCAGCTCACCGGCGTGGTCGAGCAGCGGCAGATGCGTGCTCAGTACCTCGACCGGATGGACATCGAGCGTGAGCGCGGCATCACGATCAAGTCCCAGGCGGTGCGTCTGCCGTGGGCTCCGACCCACGACAAGAGCGACACGCACATCCTCAACATGATCGACACCCCGGGGCACGTCGACTTCACCTACGAGGTCTCACGGTCGCTCGCCGCCTGCGAGGGCACCATCCTCCTCGTCGACGCCGCCCAGGGCATCGAGGCCCAGACCCTCGCCAACCTCTACCTGGCGATGGAGAACGACCTCACGATCATCCCCGTACTGAACAAGATCGACCTGCCGGCCGCGCAGCCCGAGAAATTCGCCGAGGAGCTCGCCAACCTGGTCGGGTGCGACCCCGACGACGTGCTCAAGGTCTCCGCCAAGACCGGGCTCGGCGTCGAGGCCCTCCTCGACAAGGTGGTCAAGGAGATCCCGCCCCCGGTCGGCGTCAAGGACGCCCCCGCGCGCGCCATGATCTTCGACTCCGTCTACGACTCCTACCGCGGTGTCGTGACGTACGTCCGTGTCATCGACGGCCAGCTCAACAAGCGCGAGCGCATCAGGATGATGTCGACGGGCGCCACCCACGAGCTGCTGGAGATCGGGACGAACTCGCCGGAGATGCTGCCGGCCGACGGCCTGGGCGTCGGCGAGGTGGGCTATCTCATCACCGGTGTGAAGGACGTCCGCCAGTCCAAGGTCGGTGACACCGTCACCAGCCAGCACAAGGGGGCCACCGAGCCGCTCGGCGGCTACAAGGACCCCAAGCCGATGGTCTTCTCCGGCCTGTATCCGCTGGACGGCTCCGACTACCCCGAGCTGCGCGAGGCCCTCGACAAGCTCCAGCTCAACGACGCCGCGCTGGTCTACGAGCCGGAGACCTCCGCCGCCCTCGGCTTCGGCTTCCGCGTCGGCTTCCTCGGCCTGCTCCACCTCGACGTGATCCGCGAGCGTCTGGAGCGCGAGTTCGGGCTCGACCTGATCGCCACCGCGCCCAACGTGGTCTACCGCGTGATCATGGAGGACGGCGAGGAGGTCACCGTCACCAACCCGAGCGAGTTCCCCGAGGGGAAGATCGCCGAGGTGTACGAGCCGGTCGTGCGGGCCACCATCCTCGCGCCCACCGAGTTCATCGGCGCGATCATGGAGCTCTGCCAGACCCGTCGCGGCACCCTGCTCGGCATGGACTACCTGTCCGAGGACCGCGTCGAGATCCGCTACACCCTCCCGCTCGCGGAGATCGTCTTCGACTTCTTCGACCAGCTGAAGTCCAAGACCCGCGGCTACGCCTCGCTGGACTACGAGCCCACGGGCGAGCAGTCCAGCTCCCTCGTCAAGGTCGACATCCTGCTGCACGGCGACAAGGTCGACGCCTTCTCGGCGATCACCCACAAGGAGCAGGCGTACGCGTACGGCGTGCGGCTCGTCGCCAAGCTGAAGGAACTGATCCCGAGGCAGAACTTCGAGGTGCCGGTCCAGGCCGCCATCGGCTCCCGGGTGATCGCCCGCGAGACCATCCGCGCTATCCGCAAGGACGTCCTCGCCAAGTGCTACGGCGGTGACATCTCCCGTAAGCGCAAGCTGCTGGAGAAGCAGAAGGAAGGCAAGAAGCGGATGAAGATGGTGGGTTCCGTGGAGGTTCCGCAGGAGGCCTTCATCGCCGTGCTGAGCAGTGATGACAGCGCGGGGTCGGGCAAGGGCAAGAAGTAA